A region from the Mesorhizobium sp. J8 genome encodes:
- a CDS encoding FMN-binding protein, with protein MKQIALSLFVIASSGAYVWDQAGKLADNDLLDTQGATNATEQTLPPVAPPPPADPVPVPASTLPAVSRLDVPRTLAPRATLEARVHSTIATPAPQSTFADSQPETTQPPPPSAPKAELPRADAAPLQARSFAVTPAVYIPIPQPRPDYPPARIIHAGMKLAAHGYTDGVYTGPPADAYYGIIQIQALVQGGRVTALKVLKYPNDRRTSVSINRQALPMLRDEAISAQSADVDIISGATLTSKAFIQSLGGALKKASS; from the coding sequence ATGAAACAGATCGCTCTGTCTCTCTTCGTGATCGCCTCGTCGGGAGCCTATGTCTGGGATCAGGCGGGCAAGCTTGCCGACAATGATCTGCTCGATACACAAGGGGCCACCAATGCGACAGAGCAGACCTTGCCCCCTGTGGCTCCGCCGCCTCCTGCCGATCCGGTTCCAGTGCCGGCCTCGACCCTGCCGGCAGTTTCTCGGTTGGATGTACCAAGAACCCTGGCGCCACGCGCAACGCTCGAAGCCAGGGTCCACTCGACGATTGCGACGCCCGCACCACAGTCCACCTTTGCTGACAGCCAGCCGGAAACCACACAGCCTCCGCCGCCATCAGCGCCAAAAGCGGAACTCCCACGGGCGGATGCCGCACCGCTGCAGGCACGGTCATTCGCGGTGACGCCCGCCGTCTACATTCCCATTCCGCAGCCGCGACCGGATTATCCTCCAGCGCGCATTATCCATGCAGGCATGAAGCTCGCGGCGCACGGCTACACCGACGGGGTCTACACCGGTCCTCCGGCCGACGCCTACTACGGCATCATTCAGATCCAGGCACTTGTCCAAGGGGGCCGCGTAACGGCACTCAAGGTGCTGAAATACCCCAATGACCGCCGCACCTCCGTCAGCATCAACCGGCAGGCGCTGCCGATGCTGCGTGACGAAGCGATCAGCGCGCAGAGCGCCGATGTGGACATCATCTCGGGTGCGACGCTGACCAGCAAGGCCTTCATCCAGTCGCTCGGCGGAGCCCTGAAGAAGGCTTCTTCCTGA
- the ccoN gene encoding cytochrome-c oxidase, cbb3-type subunit I, with protein sequence MKFGTEIVLLSLFAFGALVAAGFGVDEPFRQHMWVLFVAVVGFTAILLRNSDFKPAAPIDPSTYMDGPIRYGAIATVFWGVVGMLVGVVIALQLAFPDLNIPPWFNFGRLRPLHTSGVVFAFGGNALLCTSLYVVQRTCRARLFGGNLAWFVFWGYQLFIVMAATGYLLGITESREYAEPEWYVDIWLTIVWVAYLILFLGTILKRKEPHIYVANWFYLSFIVTIAMLHVVNNLSMPASFLGSKSYSAFSGVQDALTQWWYGHNAVGFFLTAGFLGMMYYFVPKQVNRPVYSYRLSIIHFWALIFLYIWAGPHHLHYTALPDWAQTLGMVFSVMLWMPSWGGMINGLMTLSGAWDKIRTDPIVRMMVAAIAFYGMSTFEGPMMSIKTVNSLSHYTDWTIGHVHSGALGWVGLITFGAIYYMVPKLWNRERLYSLRLVTWHFWLATLGIVVYAAVMWVSGIMQGLMWREYDEQGFLVYSFAETVAAMHPYYLMRAAGGAMYLAGMLIMAWNVTMTIRGYQRSEQPLPGSAPALQPAE encoded by the coding sequence ATGAAATTTGGCACGGAGATCGTCCTTTTAAGCCTGTTTGCTTTTGGTGCCCTTGTGGCCGCCGGCTTTGGCGTGGATGAACCCTTCCGCCAGCACATGTGGGTTCTTTTCGTCGCGGTAGTTGGCTTCACCGCGATCCTGCTGCGCAATTCGGATTTCAAGCCCGCGGCGCCGATCGACCCCTCCACCTACATGGACGGTCCGATCCGCTACGGTGCCATCGCAACCGTGTTCTGGGGCGTCGTCGGCATGCTGGTCGGCGTCGTTATCGCGCTTCAGCTCGCCTTCCCCGATCTTAACATCCCACCCTGGTTCAACTTCGGCCGTCTGCGTCCGCTGCACACATCCGGCGTCGTCTTCGCCTTCGGCGGCAACGCCCTGCTTTGCACGTCGCTCTACGTCGTCCAGCGCACCTGCCGCGCACGGCTGTTCGGCGGCAACCTGGCCTGGTTCGTCTTCTGGGGTTACCAGCTCTTCATCGTCATGGCCGCGACCGGCTATCTCCTCGGCATCACCGAAAGCCGCGAATATGCAGAGCCGGAATGGTATGTCGACATCTGGCTGACGATCGTCTGGGTCGCCTACCTGATCCTTTTCCTTGGCACCATTCTGAAGCGCAAGGAACCGCATATCTACGTCGCCAACTGGTTCTACCTCTCCTTCATCGTGACCATCGCGATGCTGCATGTCGTCAACAACCTGTCGATGCCCGCCTCCTTCCTTGGCTCCAAAAGCTATTCCGCCTTCTCGGGCGTCCAGGACGCGCTGACGCAGTGGTGGTACGGGCATAATGCGGTAGGCTTCTTCCTGACGGCCGGCTTCCTGGGCATGATGTATTATTTCGTGCCCAAGCAGGTTAACCGGCCGGTCTATTCCTACCGCCTGTCGATCATCCACTTCTGGGCTTTGATCTTTCTCTACATCTGGGCGGGGCCGCATCACCTTCACTACACCGCGCTGCCCGACTGGGCGCAGACGCTCGGCATGGTGTTCTCGGTGATGCTGTGGATGCCGTCCTGGGGCGGCATGATCAACGGCCTCATGACCCTTTCCGGCGCCTGGGACAAGATCCGGACGGACCCGATCGTGCGCATGATGGTCGCGGCCATCGCCTTCTACGGCATGTCGACCTTCGAAGGTCCGATGATGTCGATCAAGACCGTCAATTCGCTCTCGCACTATACGGATTGGACAATCGGCCACGTCCATTCGGGCGCGCTCGGCTGGGTCGGCCTCATCACCTTCGGCGCAATCTACTACATGGTGCCCAAGCTCTGGAATCGCGAACGGCTTTATTCGCTACGGCTCGTCACCTGGCACTTCTGGCTGGCGACGCTCGGCATCGTCGTCTACGCGGCTGTGATGTGGGTCTCGGGCATCATGCAGGGGCTCATGTGGCGCGAGTACGACGAGCAGGGATTCCTCGTCTACTCCTTCGCCGAGACCGTCGCTGCCATGCATCCTTACTATCTCATGCGCGCCGCGGGCGGCGCCATGTATCTCGCCGGCATGCTGATCATGGCCTGGAACGTCACCATGACCATTCGTGGCTACCAGCGCAGCGAGCAGCCTTTGCCGGGTTCCGCCCCCGCACTCCAGCCTGCCGAATAA
- a CDS encoding CcoQ/FixQ family Cbb3-type cytochrome c oxidase assembly chaperone — translation MEYNLMREFADSWGLLAMALFFVGCIAFALRPGGKAHADHAAQIPLKDD, via the coding sequence ATGGAATACAATTTGATGCGGGAATTCGCCGACAGTTGGGGCCTGCTTGCCATGGCCCTGTTCTTCGTAGGCTGCATCGCATTCGCGCTTCGCCCCGGTGGCAAGGCGCATGCGGACCACGCCGCACAGATACCTCTCAAGGACGATTGA
- the ccoP gene encoding cytochrome-c oxidase, cbb3-type subunit III, giving the protein MSSEHVDEISGVTTTGHEWDGIKELNNPLPRWWVITFYVTIAWALAYTIAYPAWPMLSSATKGVLGFSSRNDVKNEMAAAEAAKAKYVAAIQTKTVSEIAADDALREFAVAAGGAAFRVNCVQCHGAGAQGSIDFPNLNDDDWLWGGKAEQIQQTITHGIRFAADADTRQSEMPAFADVLKPEQIAEVSAFVASLSGPVRDKSLIEPGAKIFADNCVACHGENAKGNRDLGAPDLTDAIWLHGSGEAAIASQVRAPKNGVMPAWVGRLGETTVKELAVYVHSLGGGE; this is encoded by the coding sequence ATGAGCAGCGAGCATGTCGACGAAATCTCCGGCGTGACGACGACCGGTCATGAGTGGGACGGTATCAAGGAACTCAACAATCCCCTGCCGCGCTGGTGGGTAATAACCTTCTACGTCACCATTGCCTGGGCACTCGCCTACACGATTGCCTACCCCGCCTGGCCGATGTTGAGTTCCGCGACCAAGGGCGTCCTGGGCTTTTCCAGCCGCAACGACGTCAAGAACGAAATGGCGGCGGCCGAGGCCGCCAAGGCCAAATACGTCGCGGCGATACAGACCAAAACCGTTTCGGAAATTGCTGCCGACGACGCCTTGCGCGAGTTCGCCGTCGCTGCCGGCGGCGCCGCATTCAGGGTCAACTGCGTGCAGTGCCACGGTGCCGGCGCGCAAGGATCGATAGACTTTCCGAACCTCAACGATGACGATTGGCTCTGGGGCGGCAAGGCGGAGCAGATCCAGCAGACGATCACGCACGGCATTCGCTTCGCCGCGGACGCCGATACCCGCCAGTCGGAAATGCCTGCCTTTGCCGACGTGCTCAAGCCGGAGCAGATCGCTGAGGTCAGCGCTTTTGTGGCCAGCCTTTCGGGGCCGGTGCGGGACAAGAGTCTGATCGAGCCCGGCGCCAAAATTTTCGCGGACAATTGCGTTGCCTGCCATGGCGAGAACGCGAAGGGCAACAGGGATCTCGGAGCACCCGATCTGACGGATGCGATCTGGCTCCATGGTTCCGGCGAAGCCGCGATTGCTTCTCAGGTGCGGGCCCCGAAGAACGGAGTGATGCCTGCCTGGGTCGGTCGTCTCGGCGAGACGACGGTCAAGGAACTGGCTGTCTATGTCCATTCGCTTGGCGGCGGAGAATAG
- a CDS encoding CBS domain-containing protein — MHARDIMTTPVVTIGASASVAEAADLMLTRNIRCLPVLGEDGSLAGVVSEGDFLRRGELGTRRARPRWLEFLLGPGKLAEEYVRSSSRRVGEVMTTGVVSAAPGASLAEIVDLMATHDIKNVPILDAGKIVGIVSRSDLMRILLRTLPKSGSATVDDEVIRRNILAELRGQSWSVGGDLIGVTVKKGEVELNGAIFDERQRKAAVVAAENVAGVKKVTDHLFYAGPLSVVLVS, encoded by the coding sequence ATGCACGCTCGCGACATCATGACGACGCCGGTGGTCACGATCGGCGCCTCCGCCTCGGTCGCCGAAGCGGCCGATCTGATGCTGACCAGGAACATCCGCTGCCTGCCGGTCCTGGGAGAGGATGGATCACTGGCCGGCGTCGTCAGCGAAGGCGATTTCCTGCGCCGGGGCGAACTCGGCACCAGACGGGCGCGGCCTCGCTGGCTCGAATTTCTTCTCGGTCCGGGCAAGCTCGCCGAGGAGTATGTCCGTTCGAGCAGCCGCCGGGTGGGCGAGGTTATGACGACCGGCGTCGTTTCGGCAGCGCCAGGCGCCTCGCTCGCCGAGATCGTGGATCTCATGGCAACCCACGACATCAAGAACGTGCCGATTCTCGACGCGGGGAAGATCGTCGGCATCGTCAGCCGCTCCGATCTGATGCGCATCCTGCTTCGCACCCTGCCCAAGTCAGGCTCCGCGACTGTCGACGACGAGGTCATCCGCAGGAACATCCTTGCCGAGCTGCGAGGGCAGTCCTGGAGCGTTGGCGGCGACCTTATCGGCGTCACTGTCAAAAAAGGAGAGGTCGAACTGAATGGCGCCATTTTCGACGAGCGCCAGCGAAAGGCCGCTGTCGTTGCAGCGGAGAACGTCGCAGGGGTCAAGAAAGTAACTGACCATCTCTTCTACGCCGGACCGTTGTCGGTCGTGCTCGTCTCGTGA
- a CDS encoding DUF6455 family protein translates to MSFLEYLIGADARTALMERMMQKMGVDRQLKVVADHAAVTSRAVDRCRSCGHQDECAAWLDETARADHPPAYCRNSDLITRLQSIR, encoded by the coding sequence ATGAGCTTTCTCGAATATCTGATCGGGGCTGACGCCAGAACTGCCTTGATGGAACGCATGATGCAGAAGATGGGCGTCGACAGGCAGCTGAAGGTTGTGGCGGATCACGCAGCCGTCACCAGTCGTGCCGTCGACCGGTGCCGGTCTTGCGGCCACCAGGACGAATGCGCAGCCTGGCTCGACGAAACCGCGCGTGCCGACCATCCGCCGGCCTATTGCCGCAACAGCGACCTGATCACTCGATTGCAGTCCATCCGTTGA
- the ccoG gene encoding cytochrome c oxidase accessory protein CcoG: protein MLDQTQVERLEAEAVNSAKTRQPLYAARRKIFPKRASGRFRQFKWLVMAITLGIYYLTPWLRWERGPFAPDQAVLVDLANRRFYFFFIEIWPQEFYYVAGLLMMAGVGLFLITSTVGRAWCGYTCPQTVWVDLFLVVEGAIEGDRNARMKLDASPWSPRKLFLRMSKHAVWLVIAVATGGAWIFYFADAPKLLGEVVTGTAAPVAYATIAVLTGTTYVFGGLMREQVCTYMCPWPRIQAAMLDENSLTVTYNDWRGEPRSRHAKKASAAGQSVGDCVDCNACVAVCPMGIDIRDGQQLECITCALCIDACDSVMDKLGRERGLISYATLADYNANMAMATSGGTAPVNPALVRTPSGGFADGLAHFHLGKIFRLRTYIYLGVWSAIGLALVYSLLTRERLELNVLHDRNPQFVTLSDGSIRNGYTVKLLNMIPEPRMIEVTLQGLDGGEMSIVGIDQPASRSFFIPVEPDRLKTLKIFVRQPADRIRKPAQSFEFRIADKASSETAEYTATFNAPENSR, encoded by the coding sequence GTGCTGGATCAGACGCAGGTAGAACGGCTCGAGGCCGAAGCGGTCAACTCCGCAAAGACGCGACAGCCGCTCTACGCAGCGCGCAGGAAGATCTTCCCGAAGCGTGCCTCGGGCCGTTTTCGCCAATTCAAATGGCTGGTGATGGCGATCACGCTCGGCATCTACTACCTGACCCCCTGGCTGCGCTGGGAGCGCGGCCCCTTCGCACCCGACCAGGCCGTTCTCGTCGACCTGGCAAACCGGCGCTTCTATTTCTTCTTCATCGAGATCTGGCCACAGGAATTCTATTACGTTGCCGGCCTGCTCATGATGGCGGGCGTCGGCCTTTTCCTGATCACGTCGACCGTTGGGCGGGCCTGGTGCGGATACACCTGCCCGCAGACCGTCTGGGTCGACCTGTTCCTTGTCGTGGAAGGGGCGATCGAAGGCGACCGCAATGCCCGCATGAAGCTGGACGCCTCTCCCTGGAGCCCCCGCAAGCTGTTCTTGCGCATGAGCAAGCACGCCGTCTGGCTGGTCATCGCGGTCGCCACCGGCGGCGCCTGGATCTTCTACTTCGCCGATGCGCCGAAACTGCTCGGCGAGGTCGTCACTGGAACGGCGGCGCCTGTCGCCTATGCCACCATCGCCGTGCTCACCGGCACTACCTACGTCTTCGGCGGGCTGATGCGCGAACAGGTCTGCACCTACATGTGCCCGTGGCCGCGCATCCAGGCAGCCATGCTCGACGAAAACTCGCTGACGGTGACCTACAATGACTGGCGCGGCGAGCCGCGTTCGCGACATGCCAAGAAGGCCTCGGCCGCCGGGCAATCGGTCGGCGACTGTGTCGACTGCAACGCCTGTGTCGCCGTCTGCCCCATGGGGATCGACATCCGGGATGGCCAGCAACTGGAATGCATCACCTGCGCGCTCTGCATCGACGCTTGCGACAGCGTCATGGACAAGCTTGGCCGGGAGCGCGGGCTGATTTCCTATGCGACGCTGGCGGACTACAACGCCAACATGGCGATGGCCACCTCCGGGGGCACCGCCCCCGTCAATCCGGCGCTGGTGAGGACGCCGAGCGGCGGCTTCGCCGACGGCTTGGCGCACTTCCATCTGGGCAAGATCTTCCGGTTGCGCACCTACATCTATCTCGGCGTATGGTCGGCGATCGGCTTGGCGTTGGTCTATTCGCTGCTGACGCGCGAACGGCTCGAACTGAACGTCCTGCACGACCGCAATCCGCAATTCGTGACGCTCTCCGACGGCTCGATCCGTAACGGCTATACAGTCAAGCTGCTCAACATGATACCGGAGCCCAGGATGATCGAGGTCACGTTGCAGGGTCTCGACGGCGGCGAGATGAGCATCGTCGGCATCGATCAGCCCGCAAGTCGCTCGTTCTTCATCCCGGTCGAGCCGGACCGATTGAAGACGCTCAAAATCTTCGTCAGGCAACCGGCCGATCGGATCAGAAAGCCGGCCCAGAGTTTCGAATTCCGCATCGCCGACAAGGCAAGTTCCGAAACCGCCGAATACACGGCCACTTTCAATGCCCCGGAGAACAGCAGATGA
- a CDS encoding cation-translocating P-type ATPase, which yields MSCCAPGAEMALEMAASAPPSSEEIKLASRSLGGDMHQTDLSVPTAHCGACIQAIETALCKVENIESARVNLSTKRVSIRWHGDSVPPFFAVLGRLGYQAHLFDTEIDEKDRTLSELIRAVAVAGFAAGNIMLLSVSVWSGAEGATRDLFHWLSALIAIPALAFAGRIFFRSAANALRHGRMNMDVPIAVGISLAYAMSLYETIDHGEHAYFDASVSLLFFLLIGRTLDHVMRERARTAVNGLSRLASRGSLVLREDGTREYLPVAELVPGLRLLIVAGERIPVDGDIVSGNSDLDCSIVSGETEPKTVSAGAHVQAGTLNLTGPLTMQATAAAKDSFLAEMVRLMEAAEGGRSRYRRIADRVSALYAPVVHLAAFVTFLGWMAASGDWHRAMTIAIAVLIITCPCALGLAVPIVQIVAARRLFEAGVMVKDGSAMERLAGIDTAVFDKTGTLTLGRPKLVNASSIDPTMLAIAADMAAHSRHPFSRAIASYAGYCGQPSVGSVTEHPGFGIEAVTQGNTWRLGRRGWAGWKARTGGEGKPGGYGGTVLSKNGNIVACFAFEDALRQDAKAAICQLKDAGLSVDMLSGDTAKACSEVAKSLGIASFAPALLPSGKVEWIEALTRAGHKVLMVGDGFNDTPALRAAHVSMAPATAADIGRQAADFVFLRESLLAVPLAMDVSRRAGRLIRQNIAIAIAYNAFAVPIAVLGHVTPLIAAIAMSASSLIVIGNAMRLDATAKAAPEAPLARRRTDVIEAARP from the coding sequence ATGAGCTGCTGCGCGCCAGGCGCTGAGATGGCATTGGAGATGGCTGCCTCGGCACCGCCGTCGAGCGAGGAGATCAAGCTGGCCAGCCGTTCTCTGGGTGGCGACATGCACCAGACCGACCTGTCGGTTCCGACGGCTCATTGCGGGGCTTGCATTCAAGCGATCGAGACCGCTCTCTGCAAGGTCGAGAACATCGAGTCCGCGCGCGTCAACCTGTCGACGAAACGAGTGTCGATACGCTGGCATGGCGACAGTGTCCCGCCATTCTTCGCCGTGCTCGGCCGTCTCGGCTATCAGGCGCATCTGTTCGACACCGAAATTGACGAGAAGGACAGGACGCTCTCGGAGCTGATCCGCGCCGTCGCCGTGGCGGGCTTTGCAGCAGGCAACATCATGCTGCTGTCGGTATCGGTCTGGTCAGGCGCCGAGGGCGCGACGCGCGATCTGTTTCACTGGCTGTCCGCGCTGATCGCCATTCCGGCTCTCGCCTTCGCCGGCAGAATTTTCTTCCGCTCCGCGGCGAATGCGCTGCGCCATGGCCGCATGAACATGGATGTGCCGATCGCGGTGGGCATATCGCTCGCCTACGCGATGAGTCTTTACGAGACGATCGATCACGGCGAGCACGCCTATTTCGATGCCTCGGTGTCGCTGCTCTTCTTCCTGCTGATCGGCCGCACGCTCGACCATGTCATGCGGGAGCGGGCGCGAACCGCCGTCAATGGCCTCTCACGGCTCGCATCAAGAGGTTCGCTTGTCCTGCGTGAGGATGGAACACGCGAATACCTGCCCGTCGCCGAACTTGTGCCTGGGCTGCGCCTGCTCATCGTGGCCGGAGAACGGATACCGGTCGACGGCGATATCGTCAGCGGGAACTCCGATCTCGATTGCTCGATCGTCTCCGGTGAAACCGAGCCCAAAACCGTTAGTGCAGGCGCCCATGTGCAGGCCGGCACGCTCAACCTCACGGGCCCGTTGACGATGCAGGCGACTGCCGCCGCGAAGGATTCCTTCCTGGCGGAAATGGTTCGGCTGATGGAAGCCGCCGAGGGTGGCCGCTCGCGCTACAGGCGGATCGCCGACAGGGTATCGGCACTCTACGCGCCCGTGGTCCATCTTGCCGCCTTTGTCACATTTCTCGGCTGGATGGCCGCCTCCGGCGATTGGCATCGCGCCATGACCATCGCTATCGCCGTGCTCATCATCACCTGCCCTTGCGCGCTCGGCCTCGCGGTGCCGATCGTCCAGATCGTCGCGGCCCGGCGCCTCTTCGAGGCCGGCGTCATGGTCAAGGATGGCTCAGCGATGGAGCGTCTTGCGGGGATCGACACGGCTGTCTTCGACAAGACCGGAACGCTGACGCTCGGGCGCCCAAAACTCGTGAATGCGTCGTCTATCGATCCGACCATGCTTGCGATCGCGGCGGACATGGCGGCTCATTCCCGCCATCCGTTCTCGAGGGCAATCGCCAGTTATGCGGGGTATTGCGGCCAGCCCAGCGTCGGATCCGTCACCGAGCATCCGGGCTTCGGCATCGAGGCCGTAACCCAAGGGAATACGTGGCGGCTCGGCAGGCGCGGATGGGCGGGCTGGAAGGCTCGCACCGGCGGCGAAGGCAAACCCGGCGGCTATGGCGGCACCGTGCTCTCCAAGAACGGAAACATCGTCGCCTGCTTCGCTTTCGAGGACGCGCTTCGGCAAGATGCCAAGGCAGCGATCTGCCAGTTGAAGGACGCCGGGCTTTCGGTCGATATGCTATCCGGGGATACCGCCAAGGCCTGCAGCGAGGTTGCCAAATCGTTGGGGATCGCAAGTTTCGCGCCGGCTCTGCTGCCTTCCGGGAAGGTCGAGTGGATCGAAGCGCTCACCCGCGCCGGACACAAGGTGCTGATGGTGGGCGACGGCTTCAACGACACACCGGCATTGCGGGCAGCGCATGTTTCGATGGCTCCGGCGACCGCGGCCGACATCGGCCGCCAGGCCGCCGATTTCGTCTTCCTGCGCGAAAGCCTGCTTGCGGTCCCGCTGGCAATGGATGTCTCGCGCAGGGCCGGCCGGCTCATCCGCCAGAACATCGCGATCGCCATCGCCTACAACGCCTTTGCCGTTCCGATCGCCGTTCTGGGCCACGTGACGCCGCTCATCGCGGCGATCGCAATGAGCGCCTCTTCGCTGATCGTGATTGGAAATGCGATGCGGCTTGACGCAACGGCGAAAGCGGCGCCTGAAGCTCCGCTGGCCCGGCGCCGCACCGATGTCATCGAAGCGGCCCGTCCATGA
- a CDS encoding VIT family protein codes for MSRLHTENHLVSRVGWLRAAVLGANDGIVSTASLIIGVASANATTASVLVAGVAGLVAGAMSMAAGEYVSVSSQADTEHADLARERKELASQPEFERHELAQIYIDRGVEPQLALQVADQLMAKDALGAHARDELGISEVTAARPIMAALASAAAFSIGAIMPLAMVLLSPPSRLVAVVSIASLLFLAVLGAIGARAGGANAWRATIRVTFWGALAMALTAGIGAIFGTAG; via the coding sequence ATGAGTCGCCTTCATACCGAAAACCACCTGGTGTCACGCGTCGGCTGGTTGCGCGCCGCGGTGCTCGGCGCCAACGACGGCATCGTCTCGACCGCCAGCCTGATCATTGGTGTTGCAAGCGCCAATGCCACCACCGCCAGCGTGCTGGTCGCCGGCGTCGCCGGCCTGGTAGCTGGCGCCATGTCGATGGCCGCCGGCGAATATGTGTCCGTCAGTTCACAGGCCGATACCGAGCACGCCGATCTCGCGCGCGAGCGAAAAGAACTTGCGAGCCAACCCGAATTCGAGAGGCACGAGCTTGCCCAGATCTACATCGACCGAGGCGTGGAGCCTCAATTGGCGTTGCAGGTGGCTGACCAGTTGATGGCCAAGGACGCCCTTGGCGCACATGCCCGCGACGAACTTGGTATTTCCGAGGTGACTGCTGCACGACCGATAATGGCTGCGCTCGCTTCGGCGGCGGCGTTTTCAATAGGCGCGATCATGCCTTTGGCAATGGTGCTGCTTTCACCGCCCTCCCGACTTGTTGCCGTGGTTTCGATTGCGTCGCTGCTGTTCCTCGCGGTGCTCGGTGCGATCGGCGCGAGGGCTGGCGGCGCTAATGCATGGAGGGCCACCATTCGGGTTACCTTTTGGGGAGCGCTGGCAATGGCGCTTACCGCGGGTATCGGTGCGATATTCGGTACCGCAGGCTAG
- the ccoO gene encoding cytochrome-c oxidase, cbb3-type subunit II codes for MGLMDRHALIEKNATLLLVGSLLVVTVGGIVEIAPLFYLDNTIEKVEGMRPYSPLELAGRNIYVREGCYLCHSQMIRPFRDEVERYGHYSLAAESMYDHPFQWGSKRTGPDLARVGDRYSNSWHVQHLSDPRSVVPESIMPSYAFLKEKQIEVKDFSTHLVANRRIGVPYSDDMIANANADLMAQANPNADTSGLEKRYPKAKVGDFDGNPQQVTEMDALVAYLQMLGTLVDFKNYDEAAGYR; via the coding sequence ATGGGCCTGATGGATAGACACGCACTGATCGAGAAGAACGCCACGCTGCTTCTTGTCGGATCCCTGCTGGTGGTGACTGTCGGCGGCATCGTCGAGATCGCGCCGCTCTTCTATCTCGACAATACGATCGAGAAGGTCGAGGGCATGCGGCCTTACTCGCCGCTCGAGCTCGCCGGCCGCAATATCTATGTGCGCGAGGGATGCTACCTCTGCCACAGCCAGATGATCAGGCCGTTCCGGGACGAGGTGGAACGCTACGGCCACTACAGCCTGGCGGCCGAGTCGATGTACGATCACCCGTTCCAGTGGGGATCCAAGCGAACGGGACCCGATCTCGCCCGCGTCGGCGACCGCTACTCCAACAGCTGGCACGTCCAGCATCTCAGCGATCCACGCTCCGTCGTGCCGGAGTCGATCATGCCGAGCTACGCGTTCCTGAAGGAGAAGCAGATCGAGGTGAAGGACTTCTCGACGCATCTCGTCGCCAACCGGCGTATCGGTGTCCCCTACTCCGACGACATGATCGCCAATGCCAATGCGGATCTGATGGCGCAGGCGAATCCCAATGCCGACACGTCAGGCCTGGAAAAAAGATACCCGAAGGCCAAGGTCGGCGACTTCGACGGCAACCCGCAACAGGTCACCGAGATGGACGCCCTGGTGGCTTACCTCCAGATGCTCGGCACGCTCGTCGATTTCAAGAACTACGACGAAGCCGCCGGCTACCGCTGA
- a CDS encoding FixH family protein — protein sequence MSAETQKPGGFSGKHMLIVIVSFFAVVIGVNVTMATLAQKSWTGLVVENTYVASQQFNEEARKGRAQAALGWTGKLTVASGEVRYSLVDSKGKPVPLHGVRILFRHPAYEAEDEALTLAAVSRDAPGNTDTFAVRHTPKNGVWIVEIDADAGLRSPFRDVRRIMISNGALQ from the coding sequence ATGAGCGCCGAAACGCAAAAGCCAGGCGGCTTCAGCGGCAAGCACATGTTGATCGTCATCGTCAGCTTCTTCGCGGTGGTGATCGGGGTGAACGTGACGATGGCGACGCTCGCCCAAAAGAGCTGGACCGGGCTGGTCGTAGAGAACACCTATGTTGCAAGCCAGCAGTTCAACGAAGAAGCAAGAAAAGGACGAGCGCAGGCGGCGCTTGGCTGGACAGGCAAGCTGACCGTCGCTTCCGGCGAAGTCCGTTACAGCCTTGTCGACAGCAAAGGAAAGCCGGTGCCGCTGCATGGCGTCAGGATACTGTTCCGCCACCCGGCCTACGAAGCCGAGGACGAGGCCCTGACACTTGCCGCAGTGTCCCGAGATGCTCCCGGAAACACAGACACGTTCGCTGTTCGCCACACCCCGAAAAACGGCGTCTGGATCGTGGAGATCGATGCAGACGCCGGGCTTAGGTCACCGTTTCGCGACGTCCGCCGCATCATGATTTCAAACGGAGCCCTGCAATGA
- the ccoS gene encoding cbb3-type cytochrome oxidase assembly protein CcoS, with translation MTTLVYLIPVALFLGALGLSGFLWALRSGQYEDLDGAAERILIEPDQRDGEGRQN, from the coding sequence ATGACCACGCTCGTTTATCTCATTCCCGTGGCTCTGTTTCTGGGAGCGCTCGGTTTATCCGGCTTCCTATGGGCTTTGCGCAGCGGCCAGTACGAGGATCTCGATGGAGCTGCCGAGCGAATACTGATCGAGCCTGATCAGCGAGACGGCGAAGGTCGGCAAAACTGA